The region TCACGTCCTAAACGTTCTCCTTTGAACTAGATTAGCTCAAGAGGTCCAATCATTATTGAGCTTCTTGTGTTTGAATTCCATAACTTCCACAGCTACTATGTGGTCTATCTTGTAATTTTTAACCAAACATCATTGAAGAGACAAAATTGTTGGGCATTTCACATGATTCGTGGTATTTTGTTACATGGAAAGTGGGCATTCGTTCTCGTAGTGACCTTGTTGTCCACACTTAAAGCATACATCCCTTGCAGCCTGACAGACACCTAAGTGTCTTCTGCCACATTGTGGACATATGAGGTTTGTAAAGCTTGAACTTCCTTGTTCAGACTTCAGACTAATGGTTCTAGCCCTTTTGGCTGCTTTTCCTTGTCTGCCCTTCTTATGAGTCCGGCCATGTCGTCGTTCAGTTTCTTCTCTCACTTGACTAGACGTTTGATGTCCGTAATTCAAACGTTCACTTCTTGTCTGATTTGAGCGTGAAGGATCAGGGATTTCGTTGAAATGGATAAGTGCCCGTTCCATTTGTTTCGCACTATCCACAAGCTGAACAAATTCTTTATCAGTATGACTCAATAATCCTATAAATTGAGATCCTAATCCATTCACGAATCTTGTATTAACTTGGACCCTATTTATCATTAAATCTGGAGAAAATCTGCTTAGTCGATTAAACTCAGCGACATAATCGTGAACTGATCCATCTCCTCGAGATAATGATAATAACTTGTCTCTATTGCCTTCAACCACAGCAAATGGTAGGAAGAATTCTTtgaatcgggtcacaaactctgCCCATGTTATTTGACCCATTATCGGTCTGATTActtgtcgaaaccaatccatggcTGAACCTTTCAATGACATCTCCGTCAATATTATTGTTTATCTTTCATCTGCTTGGAGTctacgagcattctgctcaacttcTTCTAGGAAATCGAGTGCatcacttgatccgtcaaacttcTTTGAGTTTAACTTCGTATAAGCCAATAACAAATCTCTATCTGTATTTCTCTCTTCGCGTTGATACTGTCGTTGTATCAACTGCCCCATCATTAACATACAATTCTGCATATCGGTTAATTCTGCGGCCAGTCGATTGACATCGACATTAAGTGGTTGCGGCACTCCTGGTGACTGCACGTTCCCGGCTTGGCCTACTCCAGGTTCCTCTTGATCTCTGCCCCGTCCACGGCCCCTATCTGCCGATTGGGCCGGGTCATATTCGCCCGTATTACCTCTGGCCTCCTCGCGGGCCTCGTTTACGAGTTGTGCGACTGCACGCGCTTGTATAGCTCTTTGCTCAGCCATTCTATTCGTATAGAACCCTCGATGTGTCccttaaaacataacataaataaatcaTCACAAACAAGTTCGTTTTGGCCTAACTTGGCCACGTCACAAACTTGATAGTTTTGAGAGTATTCCGCTCTTTATAGACTTAGTGGAACATTAAGAACATATGGTCATACATACGTGTTCCATTCCTATGCTGCGCATGTCTATAAACATTCTATGTTAATCGAATccaaagaaaatcagtgtcccttAGATTTTCTTTGACTAAATTGCGTATCTTAAATCTTGTAATCATTTCGCCTATCATAGACTCAATAAAAACCAACAACATTCAATCATAAGGCACAATCCTATTTACAGGAATCAATCACAAATACGCATACGTTTGATATATCGCATTACTAATTACAGGTTTACgtacctgtgagcatatcactccCCTGAGTGTTCGCGTTTTGCAAAACAATACACAGCTCATCTTATCAATCATATAATATCCAATCAATCAATTCAATCATAGTCCATAACAATATTCTTCTatcatatgagtctcgagagtatataactcttcgcagactatagatactcgaaagcgtattgcttactcgagtaaacacaaaacaTAAATTATGCTCACGCACATTCCTAACTCGACTCCTAATAGCACATATAGGAGGGGACGTCTTTgtaaaatgattgaaaaatcgatgaaaaagatgataacgttcaaaagacatgactgtaaattcctataatccgcagtagttcctaggtattgACTGACTCGTTGCGATACTTAGAtcacaaaagaacaatggcctaggaacactaaaccattgctctgataccaactttgtcacgacccaaattattgagccgcgaccggcgctagggaatgggagtggtagctccaaaacccgtagcaagcctgaaaatacatattaattttttgcaaatcaaattatatctcgtatatcatcataatatcaaaatatacacgacccttgtttgaaatacatatcagagttaaagcgcTTCACCAATAGAGTCTGactattctaaactactgcggacttgctagaatgagaacctagtctcatgactcgtactacttccgagaattaaaaacttcggaagcttcgaTCTCCACATcgtacctaactcaacctgtaaaaattggaataacaacggggtcagtataaaactgagtgaatacacataattacaagtaatattgcataaagggtgaaaacgtttaaaaacctctttatatagaaaatattctttttgaattatactTCACACGATCTTACTCCCAAACATTCTTCGTATGTTCGTTCATACTATCAGAGGCCATctacgtgtcataaactaagcgtttatgttatagacgtaccTGATATCCTTGCCTCGTTCTTATACCTCATGTACGTTTATACTGCGTACATGCTtgacatgttttgtttactgttatagttttgattgtctttatttttcttattaagcTTTCCTAACTTCAtttttctgacatcgatagcaaagccaaccgatgtgtttcatctgtctgacatcgatagcaaagccaaccgatgtgttacgcatatctgacatcgatagcaaagccaaccgatgtgttttacatatctgacatcgatagccaagccaaccgatgtgtctttaatcatctgacatcgatagccacgccaaccgatgtgtcttatctcatatcttaattattgctcttgtttcatattgattctcgatatatatatacttgattttatctttatatgagtcccgaggactattatcaagaatgggtagatacaggtctcgggatacctctaccgagatcaaccttgtatctcagttcttatatttggttgtaccatcgtacaacttctcgttttacgtttattatttaattatatattttctgttatgttgtattgatcctttatggaccataacatgcacattgcaatctacaatcatacatctataacacacgcacgtatggtattcgttataattaaaagtacgtatgggaacgtactatatttctttgtaaacatatgaataatagtacatatgggaatgtactatacttttctcgtgcatatttggttcgatacttgtatattgcttaacctctttcccagtattttaaacagatatgttcttttcatctatttatattattcttaaaataacgcagtacggaaagtaatcattttcaaaacatacatacatacatgtactttttcaaacatactattaaacatataagtattcatatagtcgcccgtatataaaaatacgcgactttatgaatattaacgagtaattaaaatgtactcacagtgactgctatccaatCTACCGCAATGCTACCAATCTATCACGCAGGTTCTATGCATTGTCCGAtcttgtagctattccagctcgtcggcctggtagctcgtcggtacgtccattacttatccaaattacctgtacgtttaattcataaacgtaaacttagtacCGAAATCCTAAGTTGTAACCTTAGGTTatcacgatcttattctaaatacgtcttttaaccttgatcgtgttctaatacttagtcgagatactgattatatctcttaatcgtattcctatacgtactttcaaactttagggtttagtttcattccgatgaagtttcaagtagttttcaggacaatgcgcaggtgctgcctgcacactgacactgtttagtaaaacgatgatctctcccaattgaaccgttggatcgagatgaaatttgacagaggcgttcctaagaggcaaatctataaactgaccgttgggattttcaATCTGGCAAGttttgggtagtgtgcgaacgcacacccaaattttaaggagtgtgcgaacgcacactcaatgtgtgcgaacgcacactcaatgtgtgcgaacgcacacccttatttttaaggagtgtgcgaacgcacacttaatgtgtgcgaacgcacactcttaACAGctcccggaaagtcgttttccggggcttttcagccatcccgacgtgctatacattcaactatacaaaccccgcatctcggttttcattaaaacgctataataacttcaaaaacgttaaATTCGATCCTAATATTCTATATACCTAAAACAGCCCCCTTTTAACCATTTCCATCCAAAATTTTCGAagatttaccttgatttgatgttCGGAAACGATAGGGCTTTCGATTCTAAAgagatcgccgcgaaaatcgctcgaatcggacgtcgaacggcgaaacggcggcgaaacgattgTAATCGGCGTTTGAAGCTTCTGGAGATCACCCTTCTGATTCTCCTTTCTTCATATTTCAatccttatatattaaggttaaatgctcactttggtccttgctctttttgtttattatcatttatcctttaaacttttctttcgtacgatttagtccataactaaatcgataaattcttaaattattactgttacgtattatttatatccgataaataatacgaagctcgatattaacactttcccgtcaaaatccaatatttccatttccgacacaaagtggctaaattatcactttggtccctgcactttattttgggcttttcttgacatttttccatttaattccaattctaactttagaattgaactgTAACCTTGATTTCCTCATAAATAATTTCCTGAAACCGACCtaccaaaatttatttatctaaattttatctGAAAACTTTCTGATAACGCCAGCCTGGcgaatccaaactggacacgttttccaattagctaatcaattattttggggtattacagtataAGGCCCGATAAGCTTTTAGCTATTTCACCTTGgccaataaaaggtgtttttatcatttttcccACCAaacaagattcacatgtttcaaatgattcataatcaaatgaattcaaaagtctatctctttgaagttttgatatgcgtttctcatttatatggcctaaacgacaatgccagagataagtacagtttaaatcatttgacttaaacttcttatcattgatgttatagattgatttttcattagtggcttcaacatttaaaatataaagaccactactgcgtggagcatatccataaagaatgttattatgcgaaatactgcatttattattcctaataataaattcaaaaccatccttgcctaacaagaaacagaaataatattcctacacatggtatGTACATAATGACAAttattcaaagataaaataagtccactaggcaaagataactcataagtccctacagctaaagcagcaactcttgctccattgccaactcgtaggtccacttcgtcttttgtcaaacttctactccttttgagacctTGCAGATaagtacaaatgtgagatccagatccagtatctaatacccatgaataAGAAGTAGAAAGATTACTTTCTATAACAtaatacctgaagtggtagtctcactacccttgttcttcttccgatcatccagatatttcttacaattccttttccaatgtccaggttccttgcaagaaagttccttcctttggcggttttgctttCGGTTCATCCATGGTCTTAGGCTTGGGCTTGGGCTTAGAATTCTTAGAAGCTTTTCCCTTTCCAttaccagaccttttcataccctttcccttgttgaccataagaacatctTTGGTTTCATTCTTGATgctcttttcagcagtttgaagctTCCCATGCAACCCTGTGATGGTCTTATCCATATTATggatattgaagttcatgatgaaaccattATAAGCCTCAAGCAAAGATTGGAGAACAATGTCcgtagccaactcttgggcaattgcgagaccgagcctgtccaaatgttcaagatgacctttcatcttcaaaacatgaggactgactgagccgctagtagtcaacttgcaagaaagaaaattcttgatggtattgaacctttcaattcttgctctctcttggaacatttccataAGATCAGCAATCATGGTGTTtgcatccaattccatcatttgcttttgaAGCTCATTCtcatgcatccaagcataatgcaagtgacatcagtagagtcattgagatgcttcgtataagcgTCTCTTTGAGCTCAAGTAGCACCAGcagctggttcctcagggaggggttgatcaaggatatatttttttctttcttgcctaagaacaattcttaggtttctgtaccagtccagaaagttagtgcaATTGGGCTTATCCTTCTgaaggattgatcgcactgataaagtatgtgtagtgtttaaagccatctctacaacaataaatatacaaatagcatttaataaaaggcacatTAAAATTCCCACAATATATATTcgtaattcatataaaaacccttaacattaatttcaacaatttgaaaaataatagtgggacaagatccatattttaccctacttcaagtaagttttgccttatcactttaagtgtggttatttaggtaggtaaaactttaccaattacatcttATGCAATTCTTGaatatagaatattaacatcacatgtaatcttgatattctatcttataccctaggttcaaaacaattttgataacctagttaagtctaatcaaatcaaacatatggatatcacttttatccaacttatcttacttagatgactttatacatcatgtTTTGATATAGCCTATACAAagcaatctaagtcttgataagtgttattacaatgggaggtatattgaagacttaatattaaataagggtttgttatttatcctatttagttatcctatcttatcacatataaaataatcatgcaaagcatataactaataagataaacattaaaaacatattatttcactattttaaaacatatttaacaacaatcacataaatatgttattcatgatcactacaagaaaacagggctttagcgacggaattttccgtcgctaaagccaTCATTTCCGTCGCAAAACAACCGTTGCGACGGACTGTATCCGTCGCAACATATTTGGTCGCAAAAAAAATTTGCGACCAAAACCGTGTCCGTGGCTAAGTTTGCGACGGAATAGTCCGTCGCCAATCAgacaaaatccgtcgcaaatatgtCTCCAAAggcatttgcgacggaatagTCCGTCGCCAATCAGACAAAATCCATCGCAAATATGTCTCCAGACGATATGATTTGGAGACATATTTGCGATGGATTTTGTCTGATTGGCGACGGActattccgtcgcaaatgccTTAGCCTTGGAGACGAAAGCTGAGGGGTCTGCGACGGAATTATCCGTCGCAAATCAGCGACGGACAACatccgtcgccaattcatcAGCTTTTGTCTCCAAAAGCTGATGAATTGGCGACGGAAAAGTCCGTCGCAAATACCacagtccgtcgcaaatttcatttttttcggcatttttttgttgttttacgCTATTTTTTGCCGTTTTCCCCTGTCGTTTTAAATACAGTAAtaacaattcatttataaattacaatcaattgaaactgataaataaatatatatatatatatatatatatatatatatatatatatatatatatatatatatatatataaatatcagaGTATACATGTAAacgtcaaaaaataaaaataaaaaccgtattatatgtttgtaataaaataagctaacacgacactacaaagctggagtgtcgtcatcgtctggTGGGGTAGGTGGGGGCTGTGGCCGATACTCTGCCGGAAGGTTAGGAATCATCCTGACAATCTCCTCGCGTATCATCTGTGCCATGTTCGCAGCCTGCTGTTCCCGAGCCAATCGCAGACCCTCCTGAATGCCGGCCTGCACacggcgctcgacctcctcgtCTGCCTGCTGCGACGTCCTAGAAGAGCTGCCTCGCTGCACCCTGCTGCTTGGCCCGGCGTACCTGCTGCTCGCAGAACCCAACCCGTACACGCATTTCTTCTTGTTGATGCCCTCGATGTCTAGAAACACCTGGGTCTCGTCCACTGCAGCTGGGCTCGAGGAGCTACCCTCTCCGGTCTGAGGCTGTGTCGCAGCAGCAAGCCTCTCAGTGATGGCGTcctacaaaacaataaaaaatatatcagtTTAGTTTTAAAGCAACCAAAAATGCATAACATATTACAAAGTAAACCTAATTTCTAACGAAATTTCGACAGCATTTCCTCTGtaatatgagcatcacccatttttcagggaagtcctgcaagcaaattccAGTATATAATCCAATAGTAAACATGTTTAACAGCTAACCAACAAGCATTTTCAATCTAATAGATCATTTCcgaattattaaattcaacttagagaattacaagtttaataaaaacttaCAGTCATATCCTGAGCCCGTTTGTCGACCGGCTTCTTGTCAGCCTTCGTGGAGTGAAGGCGAGTGTACAACTCCGTCGCACTCGGTTTCTGGTCAAGCTCCctttcctaaaataaaaaatacaattcaattagtatcaaaataaaataaatacgttatttaagtattttaattactgaattttaaaacaaaccatCACATCCATATGCTTCAGAGCAGAGCGAGATCCACCAGTATGGCGGACAGGTCCAGAACCGGCGCCCGCtggctcgctcatccgatttGCTCGGGCGGTTTATGACCTTTTCTTCTCTTTCTCTGAGTTCCAGAACACGTTCCAAGCATCCCAGATGTCCTGGGTCACAGAAATATGCTTCTGTTGCGTCCTCCTCATTCTGTGGATGTTGTCTTTGTAGCGGTTGGCTGCATGGACCATGAAGACCTGTCTAATGACCTCCTCGCTGTACGCCGCACTATCCCACCAGAACTCTTTCTGCAAACAGTACAAACATGTTGCATTAGttagttttttcaaaaaaaacataatttaaacgttacgaagctgTAAATTGAATTACCTGGAACTCCTGGAAGTAGAACTCCCTCTGCTCGACTGTTAGAAAGCGCCATGCTGTTCCATTATCGAACCAGCACTTCCTAAATATCTCCCGCATAGCCCGTGAAACAGGCCCAGAGTCGATCAACATCGTCCTGTGATTTTTTAGGCATAGTttagtatatatacatattacaatttaaacgtggaaaaataaattttaaacataccTGCTAGGGTCCGGGTGAACCCTCGCCCTACCCCGGTCGTCCAGAACAGCCGGGGGCTCGCCAGGCTCACGCTGCTGCCGAGGCTGAACAGGTGCTCCAGCCTCTAACTGCTGCTGCTGAGCAGCGTTGTCATCGCCAGGAACAGGGTCTGATCCCCGTCCGCGTCCTCGGCCTGAGGCTGATCCTCGGCCTGTGCCTGATCCTCGACCGCGACCCCTCATACCTGCACATacatcaattttaaatgtttgacaaACAACCAAcacatttattaataaaattatacattccttcgtgaaacataaaactatgaaatataaattcaaattcaacaagTGTACAcatgaataatataattaaaaaacataaattcgAGCAACGTTAATACATCATCTTTAACAATTGATTATGGTTGCAAAAAATCTAGTGCATAAAATTTACTAAACTACTAAAGTTCTTCGCtttcatcttcgtctgatgaggatgcgaTGAACTCATCTTCTGTTCCTTGTTCAGGAGGCATGAACAACGCATCTTCCTCAGCTTCTCCAGTTTGATCAGCCAAATATGTCGGATTGTCTTCTGTTGCAACAAtaagaggattttcttctatgTCATCTTGAAAGGCCGGGATAATCCCCTCGGGCATGTCAAGCTCTGATCGCGCCTTTATcctgcaaactgcccaccaatttattttatcacTTCTTTTACTCGGATATGGCAGGTAATGAACTTGGTCGGCCTGTTCAGCTAAGATGAATGGTTCATACTTGTTGTATCTCCTTCTGTTATTAATATCcaccatgttgtattttttgttactaattGTGCCTGAATTTTGCGCTGGGTCGAACCATTCGCATTTAAATAAGACAGTCGTTTTCATTGGAAGcgctggatactctaactcaattatgtctgtcagaaatccataaaagtcattttcgctATCGACATATTGAGTTCCCCTTACGCAGACTCCACTATTCATTGTAAGTTGTTCCTCCCCATAAGCTTGAGTCTGAAACTTGAACCCGTTTACACGGTACCCCTTAAATGTTCTGACTGATCTAAGAGGTCCTTTAGCGAGACTAAGAATGAAGGGATTGGTACAGACAGTTGGATCTTACACCTGAAGCGTAAAAGTGTATTATAAATCGGAACTTTTAACTAAAAGAATCGAAATATATTCTGttaaatacttacatattgttgAAACCAGCAGGCAAAGTCACTCTCGAACTTCGCTTCAATTTGCGAGGTGCTGATTTCAGGGTTTCCTCTATGCAACTCGCCTTCGAAAACCCTTTAGTTAcgaagaaaacaataattagaagCTAAATAATCATTGTTAATTACATTGACAGCTGTATTAAAGCTTACCctctgtaattttcaatttctgaacaATTCAACAGAACATATGTCCGGGCAGCAACAATCTCAGCATCTTCAAGATATCTCTTGCGGCAAGCACCCACTGATTGCCCTTGCGGCTTGAAAATCGATAGTCTCTCAACATCATCGTCCACTTCAATGTCacaaacttcatttctttgcagCCGCTCAGGTATCATTGGGTCACCTTCTGAAAAATAATAAGCTGCAAATTTTGCGGTTTCTTCATTTAAGTATCCGCTACTAATGCTTCCTTCCACCCTCCCTTTATTGCtcactttttttttcagttttctcaAATATCTGATTCCACATACGCCACAGTAAGTAAACATTACATGTTAATATACTGATACACAGAATTGAGAAACTTCAGTAatattacctttcaaatgggtacatccagcgatactgaaccggccctgccatcatagcttcgtacggtagatgtacgggtagatgttccatggagtcaaaaaagctgggaGGAAAAATACGTTCCAGCTTACACAATATCTTTGGGATTTCCAGCCTCATACGATCTAGATCTTTCTCTGTTAGAGACGTGGAGGTTAACTCACGAAAGAAGATACTCAACTCTGTTATAGGCTCCCACACTTCCTTCGGTAATAGCTCACGGAGAGCGATTGGCGTAAGTCTTTGCATAAAAATGTGGCAGtcgtgacttttcattccatgcattttcataCCGATTGTATCGACACATCTGGACAAGTTGGACGCATAGCCatctggaaattttattaactttatCCACTCGAGCAAAGCCTTTTTTCCGtccctgtccaaagcatacattGCCTTAGGAAATCTCCCAGTAACCGGATCTTTTGCTAACTCAGGCCGAGCACATATGTCATTTAACTCTTCTCTcgattttgcatggtcttttgttttcccgggAATATTTAGTACAGTATTGAAAATGTTGTCGAATACgtttttctcaatatgcatgacatcgagattgtgacgaaTTAGATTCGTTTTTCAATACGGCAAATCCCagaatatactttttttattccaaccatAATTTTCCGACTTCGCAGCATTATTTTTCTCAGCCCCAATTTCATATGCCTTCATAAATCCCAGACTGTCCACCTCTGCCAACAATTCTTCTCCGGTTTTCGGCTGTCCGAAACTATTGTTTACGGTTTTTCCTTTTCGGAAATGAGTTGTATTACGACGGTACGGGTGACCACGAGGCAAGAACTTTCTGTGACAGTCAAACCACGACTGTTTTCTACTCCCTTTAAGCGTAAAAGCTTCCGTATTTTCCATGCAGTGTGGGCAAGCCAGTCTCCCAGATGTGCTCCAGCCAGACAACATCAAATAAGCAggaaaatcattaattgtccacataagtGCCGCTTTCATTTGGAAATTATGTCGCCTTTGAACGTCGAATGTCTGCACTCCGAATTCCCACAGTTTGTTCAGCTCAGCTATCAACGGTTTCAGGAAAATATCCATTTGGTGTTTAGGATTTCGAGGCCCAGGGAcaataacagttaaaaacatgaactcatctttCATACACATCCCTGGGGGGAGATTGTATGGTGTCAAAATTACAGGCCATGATGAATAATTCTGCCCGAAGGCCCCAAATGGCTGAAACCCATCAGTACATCGGCCCAGTCTGATATTTCAAACTTCTGCCGCAAACTCTGTATGCAATTCACTGAAATGTTTCCACGCCGGGGAGTCTGACGGGTGACACATCTTTCCATCAACCATTTCGTGTtctgcgtgccacgtcatatgcttggcggtggctttagaagcgtacaacctctgcagtctcggagttataggaaaataaaacattttcctataAGGGACGTTAACTCGTCTTTTCACACAATTTCCTTTAGGGGGCGGTTTCCACCGTTCGTGATCGCAAATTTTGCATCGTGTTAACTCCGCGTCTGACCCccaataaatcatgcaattGCGGAAACAGCAATCGATAACTTC is a window of Mercurialis annua linkage group LG2, ddMerAnnu1.2, whole genome shotgun sequence DNA encoding:
- the LOC126668394 gene encoding uncharacterized protein LOC126668394: MSEPAGAGSGPVRHTGGSRSALKHMDVMERELDQKPSATELYTRLHSTKADKKPVDKRAQDMTDAITERLAAATQPQTGEGSSSSPAAVDETQVFLDIEGINKKKCVYGLGSASSRYAGPSSRVQRGSSSRTSQQADEEVERRVQAGIQEGLRLAREQQAANMAQMIREEIVRMIPNLPAEYRPQPPPTPPDDDDTPGKTAKNSVKQQKNAEKNEICDGLWYLRRTFPSPIHQLLETKADELATDVVRR
- the LOC126668396 gene encoding uncharacterized protein LOC126668396, with amino-acid sequence MRGRGRGSGTGRGSASGRGRGRGSDPVPGDDNAAQQQQLEAGAPVQPRQQREPGEPPAVLDDRGRARVHPDPSRTMLIDSGPVSRAMREIFRKCWFDNGTAWRFLTVEQREFYFQEFQKEFWWDSAAYSEEVIRQVFMVHAANRYKDNIHRMRRTQQKHISVTQDIWDAWNVFWNSEKEKKRS